One genomic window of Micropterus dolomieu isolate WLL.071019.BEF.003 ecotype Adirondacks linkage group LG14, ASM2129224v1, whole genome shotgun sequence includes the following:
- the ptprea gene encoding receptor-type tyrosine-protein phosphatase epsilon isoform X5: protein MRKNSFSSFRWLKNQRKAVVTTVDKKIPNGILEEQEFGYSTESLYTTVPPEQQTVVLLPRSPSASKTYFPIPVDHLEEEYRLRSADDGKLFREEYNSLPGGNAQGTYEEANKDENKEKNRYPNILPYDHSRVVLTQLDVNPCSDYVNASYIDGFTEKAKFIAAQGPKEETVADFWRMIWEQKVATVVMLTNLKERKEDKCYQYWPDQGCWTYGNVRVAVEDFTVLVDYTIRKFCVQYQASDAAKTPRLVTQLHFTSWPDFGVPFSPIGMLKFLKKVKAVNPPFSGPIVVHCSAGVGRTGTFIVIDAMIDMMHAEQKVDVFGFVSKIREQRSQLVQTDMQYSFIYQALLEYYLYGDTELDVSSLEGHLHKLHNTFANGDRVGLEEEFKKLTNMRIMKENMRMGNLPANMKKNRVLQIIPYDFNRVILSMRRGQEFTDYINASFIDGYRQKDYYIATQGPLLHTVGDFWRMVWEWKCHSIVMLTELQEREQDKCFQYWPTEDSVTYGDYRVELKGDTLCDTFSLRDLVLTFVPDKQTRVIRHFHFHGWPEVGIPAEGKGMIDIIASVQRQQQQSGNHPIVVHCSAGAGRTGTFIALSNILERVKAEGLLDVFQTVKSLRMQRPHMVQTVEQYDFCYRVVQDFVDIFSDYANFK, encoded by the exons ATGAGAAAGAATAGCTTCTCCAGCTTCAGATG gtTAAAAAACCAGAGAAAAGCGGTCGTCACAACAGTCGACAAGAAGATACCAAATGGCATCCTGGAGGAACAAG aGTTTGGATACAGTACAGAGTCATTATACACCACTGTACCACCAG AGCAACAGACGGTGGTTCTTCTGCCCAGATCCCCTTCAGCCTCTAAGACCTACTTCCCCATCCCAGTGGACCACCTCGAGGAGGAGTACAGGCTCCGCTCTGCTGATGATGGCAAGCTCTTCAGGGAGGAGTACAAT TCCTTGCCAGGTGGTAATGCCCAGGGGACATACGAGGAGGCCAACAAGGATGAAAACAAGGAGAAGAACAGATACCCCAACATTCTTCCCT ATGATCATTCCAGGGTGGTGTTGACTCAGTTGGATGTAAATCCCTGTTCAGACTATGTGAATGCTTCTTACATCGAT GGTTTCACAGAAAAGGCCAAATTCATCGCAGCACAAG GTCCAAAAGAAGAAACTGTTGCAGATTTCTGGAGGATGATATGGGAGCAGAAAGTAGCAACTGTTGTCATGCTGACAAAtctgaaagaaaggaaagaa GACAAGTGTTACCAGTACTGGCCAGATCAGGGCTGTTGGACCTATGGGAATGTGAGGGTGGCAGTAGAAGACTTCACTGTCCTCGTGGACTACACCATACGCAAGTTCTGTGTACAATAT cAAGCCAGCGATGCCGCCAAAACCCCCAGACTAGTCACCCAGCTCCACTTCACCAGCTGGCCCGACTTTGGAGTTCCTTTCTCCCCCATCGGCATGCTCAAGTTCCTCAAAAAGGTCAAGGCGGTCAATCCACCCTTCTCTGGCCCTATTGTGGTCCACTGCAG CGCTGGTGTTGGGAGGACAGGAACCTTCATCGTAATAGACGCCATGATCGACATGATGCACGCAGAGCAGAAAGTTGATGTGTTTGGGTTTGTCTCTAAGATACGAGAGCAGCGCTCACAGCTCGTTCAGACAGAT ATGCAGTACTCATTCATCTACCAGGCCCTGCTTGAATACTACCTCTATGGGGACACGGAGTTGGACGTGTCATCTCTGGAAGGACATCTGCACAAACTGCACAACACCTTTGCAAATGGTGACCGGGTCGGCCTTGAGGAAGAGTTTAAG AAACTGACCAATATGCGAATAATGAAGGAGAACATGAGAATGGGGAATCTTCCAGCCAACATGAAGAAGAACAGAGTTCTGCAAATTATTCCAT ATGACTTCAACAGAGTTATTCTCTCCATGAGAAGAGGTCAGGAGTTCACAGATTACATCAATGCATCTTTTATCGAT GGCTACAGACAGAAGGACTACTACATTGCCACCCAGGGCCCTCTGCTACACACAGTAGGGGATTTCTGGAGAATGGTGTGGGAATGGAAATGTCACTCTATTGTCATGCTCACAGAGCTCCAGGAGAGGGAGCAG GACAAATGTTTCCAATACTGGCCCACGGAAGACTCAGTCACCTACGGAGACTACAGAGTAGAGCTGAAGGGAGACACTTTGTGTGACACCTTCAGTCTACGAGACTTGGTACTCACCTTTGTCCCG GACAAGCAGACGAGGGTGATCAGGCACTTCCACTTCCACGGCTGGCCGGAGGTCGGCATCCCAGCTGAGGGAAAAGGTATGATCGACATCATCGCCTCCgtgcagagacagcagcaacagtctGGGAACCATCCCATTGTCGTACACTGCAG TGCTGGTGCAGGGCGAACAGGTACGTTCATTGCACTGAGCAATATCTTGGAGCGAGTCAAGGCAGAAGGCCTGCTGGACGTATTCCAAACTGTGAAGAGTTTACGTATGCAGAGGCCTCATATGGTCCAAACGGTG GAACAATATGACTTCTGCTACAGGGTGGTACAAGACTTTGTCGACATTTTCTCAGACTATGCCAATTTTAAATGA
- the ptprea gene encoding receptor-type tyrosine-protein phosphatase epsilon isoform X6: protein MRKNSFSSFRWLKNQRKAVVTTVDKKIPNGILEEQEQQTVVLLPRSPSASKTYFPIPVDHLEEEYRLRSADDGKLFREEYNSLPGGNAQGTYEEANKDENKEKNRYPNILPYDHSRVVLTQLDVNPCSDYVNASYIDGFTEKAKFIAAQGPKEETVADFWRMIWEQKVATVVMLTNLKERKEDKCYQYWPDQGCWTYGNVRVAVEDFTVLVDYTIRKFCVQYQASDAAKTPRLVTQLHFTSWPDFGVPFSPIGMLKFLKKVKAVNPPFSGPIVVHCSAGVGRTGTFIVIDAMIDMMHAEQKVDVFGFVSKIREQRSQLVQTDMQYSFIYQALLEYYLYGDTELDVSSLEGHLHKLHNTFANGDRVGLEEEFKKLTNMRIMKENMRMGNLPANMKKNRVLQIIPYDFNRVILSMRRGQEFTDYINASFIDGYRQKDYYIATQGPLLHTVGDFWRMVWEWKCHSIVMLTELQEREQDKCFQYWPTEDSVTYGDYRVELKGDTLCDTFSLRDLVLTFVPDKQTRVIRHFHFHGWPEVGIPAEGKGMIDIIASVQRQQQQSGNHPIVVHCSAGAGRTGTFIALSNILERVKAEGLLDVFQTVKSLRMQRPHMVQTVEQYDFCYRVVQDFVDIFSDYANFK, encoded by the exons ATGAGAAAGAATAGCTTCTCCAGCTTCAGATG gtTAAAAAACCAGAGAAAAGCGGTCGTCACAACAGTCGACAAGAAGATACCAAATGGCATCCTGGAGGAACAAG AGCAACAGACGGTGGTTCTTCTGCCCAGATCCCCTTCAGCCTCTAAGACCTACTTCCCCATCCCAGTGGACCACCTCGAGGAGGAGTACAGGCTCCGCTCTGCTGATGATGGCAAGCTCTTCAGGGAGGAGTACAAT TCCTTGCCAGGTGGTAATGCCCAGGGGACATACGAGGAGGCCAACAAGGATGAAAACAAGGAGAAGAACAGATACCCCAACATTCTTCCCT ATGATCATTCCAGGGTGGTGTTGACTCAGTTGGATGTAAATCCCTGTTCAGACTATGTGAATGCTTCTTACATCGAT GGTTTCACAGAAAAGGCCAAATTCATCGCAGCACAAG GTCCAAAAGAAGAAACTGTTGCAGATTTCTGGAGGATGATATGGGAGCAGAAAGTAGCAACTGTTGTCATGCTGACAAAtctgaaagaaaggaaagaa GACAAGTGTTACCAGTACTGGCCAGATCAGGGCTGTTGGACCTATGGGAATGTGAGGGTGGCAGTAGAAGACTTCACTGTCCTCGTGGACTACACCATACGCAAGTTCTGTGTACAATAT cAAGCCAGCGATGCCGCCAAAACCCCCAGACTAGTCACCCAGCTCCACTTCACCAGCTGGCCCGACTTTGGAGTTCCTTTCTCCCCCATCGGCATGCTCAAGTTCCTCAAAAAGGTCAAGGCGGTCAATCCACCCTTCTCTGGCCCTATTGTGGTCCACTGCAG CGCTGGTGTTGGGAGGACAGGAACCTTCATCGTAATAGACGCCATGATCGACATGATGCACGCAGAGCAGAAAGTTGATGTGTTTGGGTTTGTCTCTAAGATACGAGAGCAGCGCTCACAGCTCGTTCAGACAGAT ATGCAGTACTCATTCATCTACCAGGCCCTGCTTGAATACTACCTCTATGGGGACACGGAGTTGGACGTGTCATCTCTGGAAGGACATCTGCACAAACTGCACAACACCTTTGCAAATGGTGACCGGGTCGGCCTTGAGGAAGAGTTTAAG AAACTGACCAATATGCGAATAATGAAGGAGAACATGAGAATGGGGAATCTTCCAGCCAACATGAAGAAGAACAGAGTTCTGCAAATTATTCCAT ATGACTTCAACAGAGTTATTCTCTCCATGAGAAGAGGTCAGGAGTTCACAGATTACATCAATGCATCTTTTATCGAT GGCTACAGACAGAAGGACTACTACATTGCCACCCAGGGCCCTCTGCTACACACAGTAGGGGATTTCTGGAGAATGGTGTGGGAATGGAAATGTCACTCTATTGTCATGCTCACAGAGCTCCAGGAGAGGGAGCAG GACAAATGTTTCCAATACTGGCCCACGGAAGACTCAGTCACCTACGGAGACTACAGAGTAGAGCTGAAGGGAGACACTTTGTGTGACACCTTCAGTCTACGAGACTTGGTACTCACCTTTGTCCCG GACAAGCAGACGAGGGTGATCAGGCACTTCCACTTCCACGGCTGGCCGGAGGTCGGCATCCCAGCTGAGGGAAAAGGTATGATCGACATCATCGCCTCCgtgcagagacagcagcaacagtctGGGAACCATCCCATTGTCGTACACTGCAG TGCTGGTGCAGGGCGAACAGGTACGTTCATTGCACTGAGCAATATCTTGGAGCGAGTCAAGGCAGAAGGCCTGCTGGACGTATTCCAAACTGTGAAGAGTTTACGTATGCAGAGGCCTCATATGGTCCAAACGGTG GAACAATATGACTTCTGCTACAGGGTGGTACAAGACTTTGTCGACATTTTCTCAGACTATGCCAATTTTAAATGA